A single region of the Salvia miltiorrhiza cultivar Shanhuang (shh) chromosome 8, IMPLAD_Smil_shh, whole genome shotgun sequence genome encodes:
- the LOC130998546 gene encoding uncharacterized protein LOC130998546, which produces MGVMYAACPFDKWGIDIVGKLPTAPGGKCFLLVAVDYFSKWVEAEVVGKIDEVTVERFIWRNICCRFGVPRIIVSDNGTQFTGQRIADFCDRMDITQRFVSVAHPQANGQVELANRTICEGIKKRLTQSKGKWVEELDTVLWAYSTSPKTATGEAPFTLVYGSNAVIPAEARLESYRITTYDTEHNAELRRAELDLVEAQRDEARVRAAKYKGIIKAGYDKQVRARKLSKGDLVLKRADALKAVGKFKANWEGPFIITED; this is translated from the exons ATGGGCGTTATGTACGCTGCATGTCCATTCGACAAGTGGGGTATCGACATAGTCGGGAAGCTGCCCACGGCACCAGGGGGCAAATGCTTTCTGCTTGTAGCGGTGGACTACTTCTCTAAGTGGGTCGAGGCTGAGGTTGTGGGGAAAATCGATGAGGTGACTGTGGAGCGCTTCATTTGGCGGAATATATGTTGCAGATTTGGGGTCCCAAGGATCATCGTTTCTGACAACGGAACCCAGtttacagggcagaggatcGCGGATTTTTGTGATCGGATGGATATCACTCAAAGATTTGTCTCGGTAGCTCATCCgcaagcaaatggccaagtgGAGTTGGCCAACAGGACAATATGCgaagggatcaagaagaggctgacTCAGAGCAAAGGCAAATGGGTTGAGGAGCTGGATACTGTACTTTGGGCCTACAGtactagcccaaagacagccACGGGTGAAGCACCATTTACTCTGGTGTATGGATCTAATGCGGTAATACCAGCGGAGGCAAGATTGGAATCATATCGGATAACAACCTacgacactgagcacaatgctGAACTTCGCCGAGCAGAGCTAGAtttggtggaagcacagagggatgaAGCCCGGGTCAGAGCAGCAAAATACAAAGGCATTATCAAGGCAGGGTATGACAAGCAGGTCAGAGCACGGAAATTGTCAAAGGGAGATCTAGTCCTCAAAAGAGCGGATGCATTGAAGGCGGTGGGCAAGTTCAAAGCTAATTGGGAAGGCCCGTTTATCATCACAGAG GACTAA
- the LOC130996812 gene encoding uncharacterized protein LOC130996812 isoform X1: protein MKLGLLSWSHATFLSLPFPPIPKPKYPTITVTLNSVDESPATGRERRQMRKERREGKPAYNWKEEVEMKLIKKPKKRYVSWMDELNLDNLALLGPQWWVVRVSRVSGHETAERVARLMARTFPNIEFKVYSPSVQIKRKLKNGTLSVKPKPIFPGCMFLKCVMNKEVHDFIRECEGVGGFIGSKVGNTKRQINKPRPVDEDDMEAIFKQAKEEQGKADQAFEEEQLKAEASNPEKPGVESPLVSQNITQTNTSKKTGGRGRKGGKAAKEGKTISMKLGSTVQVTSGAFAGFSGTLKKLDGKTGLVYSLAPIPVLCHEYRLRKMDCICFFPT from the exons ATGAAGCTAGGACTTCTGTCATGGAGTCACGCGACATTCCTCTCACTCCCTTTCCCGCCAATCCCCAAACCCAAATATCCAACAATCACCGTGACGCTCAATTCAGTGGACGAAAGCCCGGCTACGGGTAGAGAGAGACGGCAGATGaggaaggagagaagagaggggAAGCCCGCCTACAACTGGAAGGAGGAGGTCGAGATGAAGCTCATCAAGAAGCCCAAGAAGCGGTACGTGTCTTGGATGGATGAGCTGAATTTGGACAATCTCGCCTTGCTCGGGCCCCAGTGGTGGGTCGTTCGTGTTTCCAGAGTTTCGGGCCACGAAACGGCCGAAAGAGTGGCCCGCTTGATGGCCCGGACCTTCCCCAATATCGAATTCAAG GTTTATAGTCCATCCGTCCAAATCaaaagaaaactgaaaaatggCACACTCTCCGTTAAACCAAAACCAATCTTCCCTGGATGCATGTTTCTGAAATGTGTGATGAACAAGGAGGTACACGACTTCATACGAGAATGTGAGGGGGTTGGAGGGTTTATTGGATCAAAGGTTGGAAATAC AAAGCGCCAGATCAATAAACCTAGGCCAGTAGATGAAGATGACATGGAAGCGATATTCAAACAAGCAAAGGAAGAGCAGGGCAAAGCTGATCAAGCATTTGAAGAAGAGCAATTAAAGGCCGAAGCTTCCAATCCTGAGAAACCTGGTGTAGAGTCTCCTTTGGTCTCTCAAAATATTACACAGACAAATACCTCAAAAAAGACTGGAGGCAGAGGTAGAAAAGGTGGGAAAGCAGCAAAAGAGGGAAAGACTATCTCCATGAAACTCGGTTCGACTGTACAAGTTACGTCTGGAGCATTTGCTGGATTTTCTGGCACCCTTAAAAAGCTTGATGGCAAGACGGGGCTGGTATATTCTCTTGCTCCAATCCCTGTATTATGTCACGAATATAGGCTTCGGAAAATGGATTGTATTTGCTTCTTTCCCACTTAA
- the LOC130998547 gene encoding histone deacetylase HDT2-like — protein MEEHEVARATAEAKQPEEQEEEEPEATPLVKKIRKAHSGKGAKATRTRSVVAPPPPAQIQPPLQAPEASMQEGRTASEDTEEEEGEEEEKAGEEEAGEEEGAEAVQDEEVEILTPQIKRPRVKRKLDISKPLLPVKAKPTTVGSKTRTKGEQSKKKKPTAVEKGKGKEMKIPTEVDAERTETIENSNSDDIVAPAKPV, from the coding sequence ATGGAGGAACATGAAGTCGCGAGAGCAACCGCGGAGGCAAAACAACCGGAGGAGCAGGAAGAAGAAGAGCCTGAGGCCACTCCACTTGTGAAGAAGATTAGGAAAGCCCATTCGGGCAAGGGAGCAAAGGCAACTCGAACACGGTCCGTTGTAGCTCCACCGCCACCAGCTCAAATTCAACCACCACTGCAAGCTCCTGAAGCATCTATGCAAGAAGGGAGAACCGCCTCCGAAGACACGGaggaggaagaaggagaagaagaggagAAAGCGGGGGAAGAGGAAGCTGGTGAAGAGGAAGGTGCTGAGGCCGTTCAAGATGAGGAGGTGGAGATTCTGACGCCACAGATAAAGAGGCCGAGAGTAAAGCGGAAGCTTGACATTTCAAAGCCTCTACTACCAGTCAAAGCCAAACCGACGACAGTCGGTAGTAAGACCAGAACAAAGGGTGAACAGAGCAAGAAGAAGAAGCCTACTGCAGTAGAGAAGGGAAAAGGCAAGGAGATGAAGATACCAACGGAGGTGGACGCGGAGAGAACTGAGACTATAGAGAATTCTAACTCCGATGACATCGTCGCCCCTGCAAAGCCAGTGTGA
- the LOC130996812 gene encoding uncharacterized protein LOC130996812 isoform X2 produces the protein MKLGLLSWSHATFLSLPFPPIPKPKYPTITVTLNSVDESPATGRERRQMRKERREGKPAYNWKEEVEMKLIKKPKKRYVSWMDELNLDNLALLGPQWWVVRVSRVSGHETAERVARLMARTFPNIEFKVYSPSVQIKRKLKNGTLSVKPKPIFPGCMFLKCVMNKEVHDFIRECEGVGGFIGSKVGNTKRQINKPRPVDEDDMEAIFKQAKEEQGKADQAFEEEQLKAEASNPEKPGVESPLVSQNITQTNTSKKTGGRGRKGGKAAKEGKTISMKLGSTVQVTSGAFAGFSGTLKKLDGKTGLATVGFTLFGKETLADIDTKEIVAETS, from the exons ATGAAGCTAGGACTTCTGTCATGGAGTCACGCGACATTCCTCTCACTCCCTTTCCCGCCAATCCCCAAACCCAAATATCCAACAATCACCGTGACGCTCAATTCAGTGGACGAAAGCCCGGCTACGGGTAGAGAGAGACGGCAGATGaggaaggagagaagagaggggAAGCCCGCCTACAACTGGAAGGAGGAGGTCGAGATGAAGCTCATCAAGAAGCCCAAGAAGCGGTACGTGTCTTGGATGGATGAGCTGAATTTGGACAATCTCGCCTTGCTCGGGCCCCAGTGGTGGGTCGTTCGTGTTTCCAGAGTTTCGGGCCACGAAACGGCCGAAAGAGTGGCCCGCTTGATGGCCCGGACCTTCCCCAATATCGAATTCAAG GTTTATAGTCCATCCGTCCAAATCaaaagaaaactgaaaaatggCACACTCTCCGTTAAACCAAAACCAATCTTCCCTGGATGCATGTTTCTGAAATGTGTGATGAACAAGGAGGTACACGACTTCATACGAGAATGTGAGGGGGTTGGAGGGTTTATTGGATCAAAGGTTGGAAATAC AAAGCGCCAGATCAATAAACCTAGGCCAGTAGATGAAGATGACATGGAAGCGATATTCAAACAAGCAAAGGAAGAGCAGGGCAAAGCTGATCAAGCATTTGAAGAAGAGCAATTAAAGGCCGAAGCTTCCAATCCTGAGAAACCTGGTGTAGAGTCTCCTTTGGTCTCTCAAAATATTACACAGACAAATACCTCAAAAAAGACTGGAGGCAGAGGTAGAAAAGGTGGGAAAGCAGCAAAAGAGGGAAAGACTATCTCCATGAAACTCGGTTCGACTGTACAAGTTACGTCTGGAGCATTTGCTGGATTTTCTGGCACCCTTAAAAAGCTTGATGGCAAGACGGGGCTG GCGACCGTTGGATTTACACTTTTTGGGAAGGAAACTTTAGCGGATATTGACACCAAGGAAATTGTTGCTGAGACGAGTTGA
- the LOC130996814 gene encoding L-type lectin-domain containing receptor kinase VIII.1-like gives MAAFSSSRYLLAFFLLNLYLKVMDADPNLTFYFKNFGKDSNFESQLALFGDAKGGRDNFSVQISGSGVTTAGRFVCKKPLNLVHEKSRKMVSFSSYFAFSMSGVNGDGLAFVILPSQFPLNVFDGGEMGLLGERKMKFLAVEFDTFKNEKHGDVNANHVGIDVSSPVSVKVSNVSSINLVLNGGEKLQTWIDYEASSKRFEVRLNKFGESRPLDPLLTYPIDLSKMWGDEDVVVGLSSSSSANSSQKSNVYSWSFKSRIMPEWMHSEPLDPQHFVGKEEEMKVRKRSDCTLRILSALVFGTACGALGAFLVLFLWTVLGDRRPIVPEEFVVQPKELEYKKFDVSVDKTIEGGA, from the coding sequence ATGGCTGCATTTTCTTCTTCCAGGTACTTATTAGCCTTCTTCTTGCTCAATCTTTACCTCAAAGTCATGGATGCCGACCCcaatttaactttttatttcaagaattttgGTAAAGATTCCAACTTTGAGTCCCAGCTTGCCCTGTTTGGGGATGCTAAGGGTGGTAGGGACAACTTTTCTGTTCAAATTTCTGGGTCTGGGGTTACTACTGCTGGGAGGTTTGTCTGCAAGAAGCCCCTTAATCTTGTTCatgaaaaatcaagaaaaatggTGTCATTTTCGAGTTACTTTGCATTTTCCATGTCTGGGGTGAATGGGGATGGGTTGGCTTTTGTGATTCTCCCTTCTCAATTCCCTTTGAATGTTTTTGATGGTGGAGAGATGGGGTTgttaggagagagaaagatgaaGTTTCTTGCAGTTGAATTCGATACTTTTAAGAATGAAAAACATGGAGATGTGAATGCTAACCATGTTGGGATAGATGTCAGTAGCCCTGTCTCTGTTAAAGTGAGCAATGTTTCATCCATCAATTTGGTGCTAAATGGTGGGGAGAAGTTGCAAACTTGGATTGATTATGAAGCAAGTAGTAAAAGATTTGAGGTTAGGTTGAACAAATTTGGTGAGAGTAGGCCACTTGATCCATTGCTCACTTACCCCATTGATCTCTCCAAAATGTGGGGCGATGAAGATGTTGTTGTGGGATTGAGCTCTTCTTCGAGTGCAAACTCGTCTCAGAAAAGCAATGTCTACTCATGGAGCTTCAAGTCGAGAATCATGCCAGAATGGATGCATTCCGAGCCCTTGGATCCACAGCACTTTGTTGGGAAGGAAGAAGAGATGAAAGTTCGCAAGAGAAGCGACTGCACGTTGAGAATTCTTTCAGCGTTGGTTTTTGGCACAGCATGCGGAGCTTTGGGGGCATTCCTCGTGTTGTTCCTGTGGACTGTCTTGGGGGATAGGCGCCCCATCGTGCCAGAGGAATTTGTTGTGCAACCTAAGGAGTTGGAGTACAAGAAGTTTGATGTTTCTGTAGATAAAACCATCGAAGGTGGTGCTTGA